From the genome of Pradoshia eiseniae:
TCAAACATGTAAGAGACAGAACCGCTCACACCCATGTTACCGCCATTCTTCCCGAAAGCGGCACGAACATCAGAAGCTGTACGATTCACATTGTTTGTCAAGGCGTCTACGATGACCATTGAACCGCTTGGTCCGAAGCCTTCATAACGAAGCTCATCATAGCTTTCCTCTGAACCGCCTTTTGCTTTTTCAATTGCACGGTCAATGATATGCTTTGGTACACTGTATGTTTTCGCGCGCTCAAGCACCATTTTCAAAGCTTGGTTTGATTCTGGATTTGGCTCACCCTGCTTGGCTGCCACATAAATCTCACGGCCGAATTTCGCATAAATGCGGCTTGTGTTCTTATCTTTGGCCGCTTTCTTTTCTTTAATGTTATTCCATTTACGTCCCATGTAATAAACACTCTCTTTCTAATATATCTACTCAAGAATAGTAATACGAAACAGGCAACCACTTCAATACCTTTTGAAATTTTGTCCCTTTTA
Proteins encoded in this window:
- a CDS encoding YebC/PmpR family DNA-binding transcriptional regulator; translated protein: MGRKWNNIKEKKAAKDKNTSRIYAKFGREIYVAAKQGEPNPESNQALKMVLERAKTYSVPKHIIDRAIEKAKGGSEESYDELRYEGFGPSGSMVIVDALTNNVNRTASDVRAAFGKNGGNMGVSGSVSYMFDATAVFGIEGKNADEVLEMMMEADVDVRDILEEDEAVIVYAEPDQFHAVQEAFKNAGITEFTVAELTMLAQNDITLDAEAQAQFEKMIDAIEDLEDVQQVYHNVDLGE